The Bradyrhizobium betae genomic interval CTGGGAAGAATGTCCATCGCTTGCGGAATGCTCTTGCCGTCCAGCCAGTCGGCCGCATGCTGGCCCATGGCATAGCCGAACACCGAGGATGCAAGACTGATGCTGATCTTGTAGGGGCCGCCCTTCTTGATTTCAGTGACGGCTTCGACCTCGCCATCGATTCCGCCGAAGAACTGATCCGGCCTTTCCTTGCCAGCCTCCCTGACGGCCTGCAGAGCCCCAAGGACGACAGTGTCGGCGCCCAGCACGACGTCCACGTCGGGATGTGCCAGCAAAATCGTTTGCATCATTTTATACCCGCCCTCCTGGTTCACCGTCGGCGGGGAAATATCCGCAACGATTTCGGCGCCGGGAATGTCCTTCAGCACATCGCGCATCGCCGCGAAGCGCGGGGCGAGGAACTGCAGGCTGTCATGAGTCAAGAGCACGACATTGGCCTTGCCGCCAAGCTTGCCCCGAATGTAATTCGCCGCAGCATCGCCCAGCACCTTGCCCGTGAGATATTGGGGCGCATTCAACAGGGACGTCGCGGGCGGCGGCACGACGGCGCCGACATAGGCGCCTTGCCAGATCATCTTCCGCAAGGCCGGCGCCAACGA includes:
- a CDS encoding sugar ABC transporter substrate-binding protein; this encodes MNKSLAFAQDNDREFVKGIARGLAMAAKDRGLSFSALVADNNAEKMIGQVDGFRDARTGGLVVAPVDPASLAPALRKMIWQGAYVGAVVPPPATSLLNAPQYLTGKVLGDAAANYIRGKLGGKANVVLLTHDSLQFLAPRFAAMRDVLKDIPGAEIVADISPPTVNQEGGYKMMQTILLAHPDVDVVLGADTVVLGALQAVREAGKERPDQFFGGIDGEVEAVTEIKKGGPYKISISLASSVFGYAMGQHAADWLDGKSIPQAMDILPSALTASNMRQYEADLANPAAVFNDPARRDAYLKMYGNICYDTRDQYVSFPWSSERK